The Actinomyces viscosus genome segment GACCCGCACACCCGCGTGGTCCAGATGCTGCGCTCGGGCCGCCCCTGGAACGATGACGACATGCTCGTGGTCATCAACGGCGCCCTGGACCAGGTCGACGTCGTCCTGCCCGAGGGGCGGGGTACCGACTGGCACCTGGCCTGGGACTCGACCTGGGCGGTCCCTCAGCCCCATACGGCCCCCTTCTCTCAGGCGCGTCGCGTCAGCCGGAGCCCGCAGGACACGGAGGCCGACGTCATCGTCGAGACTGACGGCTCCGGGGAGGTGAAGGAGGTCAAGACGGTGGCCAGCGGCCCTACCGGACAGACCACTGAGAGTCTCACGGACTGCCACCAGGACCGCCCGGGAGACACGACGATGCTGGAGCCGCTGTCGCTGCGGGTCTACTTCTCCGGCGAGCTCCTGGAGACCCTCAAGGCGGGCGCCCAGGCGGAGCAGGACGAGAAGGTCGGCGCGCACTAGCTCGCCGCGCAGGTCGTAGGCTGGTGACCGATGCCGGCTCTTCCCCCTCTTGCTGAACGTGCCTGGGACCGTCTGCGTCCGGACCCGACCGGACTGGTCCTGGGCTCGGTGTTCTTCGTCCTGGCGCTGACGCCCTCCCTCATCCCTCGTGACATCCTCTTCCAGGGGGTGGCCTGCGGGCTGTGCGCGGCGACCGGCTACCTGGTGGGGGTGTGGCTGTCGTGGAACTGGCGCACCTGGGTGAGCACGGTGGTGCGGGTCCTGTGGGAGGCCAGTGGTCGGAGCCTGCCGTCCTGGGTACCCCGGTGGAGACGGCGGGCGGAGATCGCGCTGACCGTCATCGTCGTCGTGGTCCTCAACGCGATCCTGCTGCGGGCGGTCCACTGGCAGCAGGAGGTCGCCGCCCTGACCGACTACCGCGCCTACACGCCGACCCAGTACCTGCTGGTCTTCCCGGTGGGCTTCGGCATCTGGATGGCCCTGGTAATGGTGGGACGTGGCTTCCTGCGCCTGGAGACCTGGCTGCGCCGGCACCTGCCGCAGCGCCTGCCTCTTCCGGTGCGGTCGGTGTCCTCCTGGATCATCGTGCTGGTACTGGTGTTCGCGCTGGTCAACCAGGCGATCCCGGGCATCATCATCCGGGGCGCGGAGTCGGCCTTCTCCGTGCGCAACAGCGCCGACCCGCCCTCGACGCCGAGGCCGACGGCGGCGGAGCGCTCAGGCTCTCCGGACTCGCTGGTGTCCTGGGAGTCCCTGGGGGCCTATGGCAAGCGCTTCGTGGGCCGGGGCCTGAGCGCCCAGGGGCTTGAGGAGGTGACCTCCCGACCCGCCAGTGAGCCGATCCGCGTCTACGCCGGGCTGGAGAGCGCCAGCAGTGACGAGGCCCGCGCCGCGCTGGTCGTCGAGGAGCTCAAGCGCACCGGGGCGGCCTCCCGCTCGGCGATCATGATCGCTCCGACGACGGGGACCGGCTGGGTGGACCCGGTGGCAGCCCTGTCCCTGGAGGTGCTCTACGACGGCGACACGGCGATCGCCGCCGCCCAGTACTCCTACCTGCCCTCCGGCGTGCAGTTCATCGCGGACACCGACAAGGCCCGGGCGTCGGGCAAGGCGCTGGTGACGGCCATCGTGGCCTGGTGGAAGACGCTCCCCGAGGGCGACCGGCCCCGGCTCCTGCTGTACGGGGAGTCGATGGGGGTCCTGGCGGGCGAGGCGGCCTTCGACGACCTGGCAGGAGTCCTGGACTCGGTCGACGGCGTCCTGTGGGTGGGGCCTCCCAACTCCTCTCGGCTGTGGCGGGACCTGGTGACACGGCGCGACCCGGGGACCCGGGAGGTGGATCCCACCTACTCGGCCGGGTTGACGGTTCGCTTCGCCCAGGATGAGACGGATATGGAGTCCTTCGCAGGGGACACGACCTGGGGAGACCAGCGCATCCTCTACATCCAGCACGCGAGCGACCCGGTGGTGTGGTGGTCGCCCAGGCTCATCCGTGAGAACCCGGACTGGCTGCGGGAGCGTCCGGGGATCGACCGGTCCCCGGCGATGCACTGGATGCCCTACATCACCTTCTTCCAGGTCAGTGCGGACCTGCCGCGTGCGATGAACGTGCCCGCGGGTCACGGGCACCGCTACGGCGCCGAGATCCTGGACGGGCTGGCCCTGGTCGGCCACAACAGCTCCTTCACGCCTGAGCGCGTGGCCCAGGCCCGCCAGGAGCTGGAACGGGCCCTGGCCACCCAGCCCGCCGACGACTGAGGGGCGGACCCCTGTCGGTGTCGCCCCCGGCCCGCGGCGTCCCCACCACCCCCTAGGATGAGGCCATGACTCAGACCCCTACCGCGGCCGAGGAGGCCCTGGCCAACGCCACCAATGACGCCTCCCTGGCCCGATCGATCGCCCGCTCCGCCGAGATCGAGGCCGATATCGCCGTCAACCCCGGCCGCTACCGGATGTTCACCGGGGTGCGCCCCACCGGGAACATGCACCTGGGCCACTACTTCGGCACCATGCACTCCTGGAAGACGATCCAGGACGCGGGCGTGGACACCTGGATCCTCGTGGCCGACTACCAGGTCATCACCGACCGCGACGGCGTCGGTCCCATCCGCGAGCGCGTCCTGTCCCTGGTCACCGACGCCCTGGCCGTGGGCGTGGACCCGCAGCGCTCGACGATCTTCGCCCACTCCGCGGTCCCGGCCCAGAACCAGCTGATGCTGCCCTTCCTGTCCCTGGTCACCGAGTCCGAGCTCCACCGCAACCCCACGGTCAAGTCCGAGCTGGAAGCCACCGACGGGCGCGCCATGACCGGCCTGCTGCTCACCTACCCGGTCCACCAGGCCACCGACATCCTCTTCTGCCAGGCCAACCTCGTGCCCGTCGGCAAGGACCAGCTCCCCCATCTGGAGCAGGCCCGCCTCATCGCCCAGCGCTTCGACAAGCGCTACGGGCGGGCCGTCAAGGACCACCCGGTCTTCCGCCGCCCCGAGGCCCTGCTCAGCCAGGCCCCGATGCTGCTGGGCCTGGACGGGGAGAAGATGAGCAAGTCGCGACGCAACACGATCGAGCTGCGCATGAGCGCCGATGAGACCGCCAAGGCCATCAAGAAGGCCAAGACGGACTCCGACCGCGCCATCACCTACGACCCGGCCGGACGCCCCGAGGTGGCCAACCTGCTGATGCTGGCCTCCCTGTGCGGTGCGGGCGCGCCCGAGGAGATCGCCGAGCGCATCGGCGACGGCGGCGCGGGCACCCTCAAGAAGGTCACCACCGAGGCCGTCAACGAGTTCTTCGCCCCCATCCGCGCCCGCCGCGCCGAGCTGGCCGCCAACGAGGACTACCTCCTGGAGGTCCTGGGCCAGGGCAATGCCCGGGCGAACGAGGTCGCCGCCAAGACCCTCGACGAGGTCCGCACCGCCATGCACATGAACTACTGAGAGCCGGTGAGCGTCAGGAGGCGTCCCCGGGCCCTCCGGCTCACTGGCCCCGATCGGCCCGGTTCGCGACGCGCGTACCGGGCCGATCGGCGTCGTGCGGTCGGACATGTGACTCAGGTCGTTTCTCACCGTAGTCTTGCCCTTGTGACTCCTAACACGACGCCCAAGGCCGGCAAGAAGCAGTCCCCCCGTTCCTCCAAGTCCGCTGCCGCTCCGACCGACGCGCCCGCCACGGCGCCCGATGCAGCGTCGACGCCATCCGCAGCGGCTCAGCCGGCCAGGGCGAGCGGGCCCCAGCCGGCCCAGCACTCGCTGATCGGCCGGATCCCGGTCACCGAGGTCTTCCCCGTCGTCGAGGACGGGCGCTGGCCGGCCAAGGCCGTCGTCGGGGAGGTCATCCCGATCCGCGCCACCGTCTTCCGCGAGGGGCACGACCGCTACGGAGCCACCGCGGTCCTGGTTCGCCCCGACGGCAGCGACGGCCCGAGCGCCCGCATGCACGACATCGCCCCGGGCCTGGACCGCTACGAGGCCTCGCTGGCCCCCGACGCCCCCGGCGACTGGCGCTTCCGCGTCGAGGGCTGGTCGGACCCGTACGCCACCTGGAGCCACGACGCCGGCATCAAGGTGCCGGCCGGTATCGACGTCGAGCTCATGCTGGAGGAGGGCGCCCGGGTCCTGGACCGGGCACTGGCCGTCGAGGGCCGTGACGAGGAGGGCACCAAGGCCCTCAACGACGCCGTGTGGATCATGCGCGACCCCTCCAACCCCGTGAGCGACCGCCTGGCCGCCGGCCTGGCCGACTCGGTCAAGGCGGCCCTGGAGCGCCTGCCGCTGCGCGACCACGTCTCCCCCACCGCCGAGTACCCCCTCCAGGTGGACCGCGAGCGCGCCCTGACCGGCGCCTGGTACGAGATCTTCCCGCGCTCGCTGGGCTCGGGGGTCGGCGAGGACGGCACCTGGCACTCGGGCACGCTGCGCACCGCCGCCGAGCGCCTGGACCGCATCGCCGCCATGGGCTTCGACGTCCTCTACCTCACGCCGATCTCGCCGATCGGCACCACCAACCGCAAGGGCCGCAACAACACCCTGACGGCCCGGCCCGGGGACCCCGGCTCCCCCTACGGCATCGGCTCGCCCGACGGCGGCCACGACGCCATCCACCCCGACCTGGGCACCTTCGAGGACTTCGACGCCCTGGTGGCCCGGGCCGGCGAGCTCGGCATGGAGGTGGCCCTGGACCTGGCGCTCCAGTGCTCCCCGGACCACCCGTGGGTGGCCGAGCACCCGGAGTGGTTCACGGTCCTGGCCGACGGCTCCATCGCCTACGCGGAGAACCCGCCCAAGAAGTACCAGGACATCTACCCGCTCAACTTCGACAACGACCCCGAGGGCATCTACCAGGCCATCCTGGAGGTCGTGCGCACCTGGATCGCGCACGGGGTGACGATCTTCCGCGTGGACAACCCCCACACCAAGCCCCTGGCCTTCTGGCAGCGGCTCATCGCCGAGATCCACGCCGAGTCCCCGGACGTGCTGTTCCTGGCCGAGGCCTTCACCCGCCCGGCCATGATGCGGACCCTGGGCATGATCGGCTTCCACCAGTCCTACACCTACTTCGCCTGGCGCAACACCAAGGAGGAGCTCATCGAGTACACGATGGAGCTCAGCAAGGAGACCGCCCACCTGCTGCGCCCGGCCTTCTGGCCCACCACGCACGACATCCTCACGCCCTTCATGACCAACGGGAAGGTGCCGGCCTTCAAGCTGCGCGCCGTGCTGGCGGCCACGCTCAGCCCGACCTGGGGCATCTACTCCGGCTACGAGCTGGCCGAGTCCACGCCGAGACCGGGCTACGAGGAGCAGATCGACAACGAGAAGTACGAGTACAAGCCGCGTGACTTCGCCGCGGCGCGCCGCAACGGCATCGAGGACCTGCTCACGCGCCTCAACGCCGCCCGGGCCTCCCACCCGGCGCTGCGCCAGCTGCGGGACGTCTACTTCCACCCCACCAGCGATGACCAGATCATCGCCTACTCCAAGCGGGTGGACGCCTTCCACAGCCCCACGGGCAGGGATGACGTCGTCCTGACGGTGGTCAACCTCGACCCGCACGGGGCCCGGGCCGGCGAGGTCTACCTCGACCTGGAGGCCCTGGGCCTGCCGGGCTGGGTGGACGCCTCGCGCCCGGTGGTCAAGGTGACCGATGAGCTCACCGGGGACTCCTATGACTGGTCGGGTCAGAACTATGTGCGCCTCGACCCCTTCGCCGGGCAGGTCGCCCACGTCTTCTCCGTGGAGCCGCTGTGAGTACGGACCCGATGGGCGCGACCCCGATGCCGCTCGGTGGCGAGGTTCCGGGTGTCCCGCCGCTGCAGCCCGGTCAGCCCGCCCAGTTCGCCCAGATGGGCCAGCCCGGTGCGGCACCCATGTCGGTACCCGTGCCGCCCCCCATGACGGCGATCCCCACCCCCAGTGGCGGGATCCCCATGCCGATGACGGTGGCACCGCCCATCCCCGGGGTGCCGGTCCTGCCCGCCCAGGCCCGCCCCGGCATCAGCGCGGACCCCGAATGGTTCCGCACGGCCGTCTTCTACGAGGCGCTGCTGCGCTCCTTCGCCGACTCCGACGGCGACGGGATCGGTGACCTGCGCGGGCTCATCTCCCGCCTGGACTACCTGGCGTGGCTGGGCGTGGACTGCGTGTGGATCCCGCCCTTCTACCCCTCGCCCATCCGCGACGGCGGCTACGACATCTCCGACTACACGGCCATCGACCCGCGCTACGGGACGATGGAGGACTTCCGCGAGCTGGTCCACCAGGCCCACCAGCGCGGGATCCGCATCGTCATCGACATGGTCGTCAACCACACCTCCGACGCCCATCCCTGGTTCCAGGCCTCCCGCTCGGACCCCGAGGGCCCCTACGGGGACTTCTACGTGTGGGCCGACGACGACTCCGCCTACGACGACGCCCGCATCATCTTCGTGGACACCGAGGAGTCGAACTGGGCCTACGACGTCGAGCGCGGCCAGTTCTACTGGCACCGGTTCTTCTCCCACCAGCCCGACCTCAACTACCGCAACCCGGCGGTCATCGAGGCGATCCACGACGTCATCCGCTTCTGGGCGCGCACCGGTGTGGACGGCTTCCGCCTCGACGCCATCCCCTACCTGACCGAGTCCGAGGGCACCAGCTGCGAGAACCTGCCCGGCACCCACGAGATCATCGCGGGCATCCGCGAGATGCTCGACCGGGAGTTCCCCGGGACGATCACGATCGCCGAGGCCAACCAGTGGCCCGACGACGTCGTGGAGTACTTCGGTACCGAGGAGGCGCCGGAGTGCACGATGTGCTTCCACTTCCCGGTCATGCCGCGCATCTTCTACGCGCTGCGCCAGGGCTCGGCCGAGGCCATCCGCTGGGTGCTGGAGAAGACCCCCGACATCCCCGCCCACGGGCAGTGGGGTACCTTCCTGCGCAACCACGACGAGCTGACCCTGGAGATGGTCACCGACGCCGAGCGCGACCAGATGTACGCCTGGTACGCCCCCGAGGAGCGCATGCGCGCCAACATCGGGATCCGGCGCCGTCTGGCCCCGCTCCTGGACGCCTCCCGG includes the following:
- a CDS encoding alpha/beta hydrolase; its protein translation is MPALPPLAERAWDRLRPDPTGLVLGSVFFVLALTPSLIPRDILFQGVACGLCAATGYLVGVWLSWNWRTWVSTVVRVLWEASGRSLPSWVPRWRRRAEIALTVIVVVVLNAILLRAVHWQQEVAALTDYRAYTPTQYLLVFPVGFGIWMALVMVGRGFLRLETWLRRHLPQRLPLPVRSVSSWIIVLVLVFALVNQAIPGIIIRGAESAFSVRNSADPPSTPRPTAAERSGSPDSLVSWESLGAYGKRFVGRGLSAQGLEEVTSRPASEPIRVYAGLESASSDEARAALVVEELKRTGAASRSAIMIAPTTGTGWVDPVAALSLEVLYDGDTAIAAAQYSYLPSGVQFIADTDKARASGKALVTAIVAWWKTLPEGDRPRLLLYGESMGVLAGEAAFDDLAGVLDSVDGVLWVGPPNSSRLWRDLVTRRDPGTREVDPTYSAGLTVRFAQDETDMESFAGDTTWGDQRILYIQHASDPVVWWSPRLIRENPDWLRERPGIDRSPAMHWMPYITFFQVSADLPRAMNVPAGHGHRYGAEILDGLALVGHNSSFTPERVAQARQELERALATQPADD
- the trpS gene encoding tryptophan--tRNA ligase encodes the protein MTQTPTAAEEALANATNDASLARSIARSAEIEADIAVNPGRYRMFTGVRPTGNMHLGHYFGTMHSWKTIQDAGVDTWILVADYQVITDRDGVGPIRERVLSLVTDALAVGVDPQRSTIFAHSAVPAQNQLMLPFLSLVTESELHRNPTVKSELEATDGRAMTGLLLTYPVHQATDILFCQANLVPVGKDQLPHLEQARLIAQRFDKRYGRAVKDHPVFRRPEALLSQAPMLLGLDGEKMSKSRRNTIELRMSADETAKAIKKAKTDSDRAITYDPAGRPEVANLLMLASLCGAGAPEEIAERIGDGGAGTLKKVTTEAVNEFFAPIRARRAELAANEDYLLEVLGQGNARANEVAAKTLDEVRTAMHMNY
- a CDS encoding alpha-1,4-glucan--maltose-1-phosphate maltosyltransferase, with product MTPNTTPKAGKKQSPRSSKSAAAPTDAPATAPDAASTPSAAAQPARASGPQPAQHSLIGRIPVTEVFPVVEDGRWPAKAVVGEVIPIRATVFREGHDRYGATAVLVRPDGSDGPSARMHDIAPGLDRYEASLAPDAPGDWRFRVEGWSDPYATWSHDAGIKVPAGIDVELMLEEGARVLDRALAVEGRDEEGTKALNDAVWIMRDPSNPVSDRLAAGLADSVKAALERLPLRDHVSPTAEYPLQVDRERALTGAWYEIFPRSLGSGVGEDGTWHSGTLRTAAERLDRIAAMGFDVLYLTPISPIGTTNRKGRNNTLTARPGDPGSPYGIGSPDGGHDAIHPDLGTFEDFDALVARAGELGMEVALDLALQCSPDHPWVAEHPEWFTVLADGSIAYAENPPKKYQDIYPLNFDNDPEGIYQAILEVVRTWIAHGVTIFRVDNPHTKPLAFWQRLIAEIHAESPDVLFLAEAFTRPAMMRTLGMIGFHQSYTYFAWRNTKEELIEYTMELSKETAHLLRPAFWPTTHDILTPFMTNGKVPAFKLRAVLAATLSPTWGIYSGYELAESTPRPGYEEQIDNEKYEYKPRDFAAARRNGIEDLLTRLNAARASHPALRQLRDVYFHPTSDDQIIAYSKRVDAFHSPTGRDDVVLTVVNLDPHGARAGEVYLDLEALGLPGWVDASRPVVKVTDELTGDSYDWSGQNYVRLDPFAGQVAHVFSVEPL
- the treS gene encoding maltose alpha-D-glucosyltransferase — protein: MSVPVPPPMTAIPTPSGGIPMPMTVAPPIPGVPVLPAQARPGISADPEWFRTAVFYEALLRSFADSDGDGIGDLRGLISRLDYLAWLGVDCVWIPPFYPSPIRDGGYDISDYTAIDPRYGTMEDFRELVHQAHQRGIRIVIDMVVNHTSDAHPWFQASRSDPEGPYGDFYVWADDDSAYDDARIIFVDTEESNWAYDVERGQFYWHRFFSHQPDLNYRNPAVIEAIHDVIRFWARTGVDGFRLDAIPYLTESEGTSCENLPGTHEIIAGIREMLDREFPGTITIAEANQWPDDVVEYFGTEEAPECTMCFHFPVMPRIFYALRQGSAEAIRWVLEKTPDIPAHGQWGTFLRNHDELTLEMVTDAERDQMYAWYAPEERMRANIGIRRRLAPLLDASRAEVELAYALLLSLPGSPCLYYGDEIGMGENIWLEDRDAVRTPMQWDDSPNMGFSTVVDPGALTLPLIQAPGYAHLTVATEMGRPDSLLHFTRRILHLRRSHPVLGRGGFRLRPTSDDAVLAHTRCDEPSVEGAESLLCVANLSATPRSVTIEVPELAGRRTTDLFGGCAFPSVDEDGRLTLTLGARGYYWLSVERDEPAAQPGEGRQGPGEPHATEPPTDAARGDHDTHPSEDA